One Megasphaera elsdenii DSM 20460 genomic window carries:
- the carB gene encoding carbamoyl-phosphate synthase large subunit produces MIEGLKKVLVIGSGPIIIGQAAEFDYAGTQACRALKEEGLEVVLINSNPATIMTDEDIADRVYVEPISLDYVTEVIEKERPDGLLATLGGQVGLNMAVELANAGVLEKYNVQLLGTHLSAIEEAEDRELFKKAMKDINQPVPESDIFEDVPSAIEFADKIGYPIIVRPAFTLGGTGGGIAHDEDELFMIATRGIKLSPINQILVERSVAGWKEIEYEVMRDKADNCIIVCNMENIDPVGIHTGDSIVVAPSQTLNDLQYQMLRTASLAIIRRLKIEGGCNVQYALDPNSNQYYVIEVNPRVSRSSALASKATGYPIAKVAAKVATGLTLDQITNAVTGKTTACFEPTLDYCVVKFPRWPFEKFALADKTLGTQMKATGEVMALDRCFEGALLKAVRSLEIGVNYISMKKLESKSLIDIVELLQKQDDERLFVVAQALRLGISEEKIHYITGYDLWFLHKIKNIIDLEFDLKRNNLTVDNIRLAKRYSMPDAVIAGFTNKTEDEVRQFRLDHGITPTFKMVDTCAAEFEAATPYYYSCYADEDEVKPLGKKSVIVLGSGPIRIGQGIEFDYCSVHSAWALRKAGMNSIIVNNNPETVSTDFDTSDSLYFEPLTVEDVMAVVDKEKPVGVICQFGGQTAINLAAPLAKRGVTVLGTSVDGMDRAEDRERFDEVLAKLNIPRPDGRIATSDKEAMKVSKELEFPLIVRPSYVLGGRAMEIVYNEKELERYLREAVIASPDHPILIDEYMVGREVEVDAVADGTDVYIPGIMEQVERAGVHSGDSIAVYPPQHLDQDMINQIVDYTTRISLELQVKGSVNIQFVVSRGKLYIIEVNPRSSRTVPFLSKVTHFPIVEIATRIALGETLKDMGYHSGLMPAKKHVAAKAPVFSFSKIGLAEIALGPEMKSTGEVMGIGHSYSEALYKAVNGAKMKIPAGGTILVTVADRDKAEALQLAEGFKELGYHIIATEGTGKYFNDHGMPVDIVRKIHEGGQNIATLIRNGKIDLVLNTLTYGKHPERDGFNLRRMAVELAVPCLTSLDTAREVLRVFANKGKNEGYHHVAALQDYDME; encoded by the coding sequence ATGATAGAAGGATTGAAGAAAGTACTCGTTATCGGTTCGGGCCCTATTATCATCGGTCAGGCCGCTGAATTCGACTATGCCGGCACACAGGCCTGCCGTGCCTTGAAGGAAGAAGGACTGGAAGTCGTCCTCATCAACAGCAACCCGGCGACGATCATGACCGACGAAGACATTGCCGACCGAGTCTATGTCGAACCGATTTCCCTCGACTACGTGACGGAAGTCATTGAAAAAGAACGGCCTGACGGCCTGCTGGCTACCCTTGGCGGCCAGGTCGGCCTGAACATGGCTGTCGAACTGGCTAACGCCGGTGTCCTGGAAAAATATAACGTCCAGCTCCTCGGGACGCATCTGTCGGCTATCGAAGAAGCCGAAGACCGGGAACTCTTCAAGAAAGCTATGAAAGATATCAACCAGCCTGTTCCGGAAAGCGATATCTTTGAAGACGTCCCGTCGGCCATCGAATTCGCTGACAAGATCGGCTATCCGATCATCGTCCGTCCGGCCTTTACCCTCGGCGGTACCGGCGGCGGCATCGCCCACGACGAAGACGAATTGTTCATGATCGCCACGCGCGGCATCAAACTCAGCCCGATCAACCAGATCCTCGTCGAACGCTCCGTTGCCGGCTGGAAGGAAATCGAATACGAAGTCATGCGCGATAAGGCCGACAACTGCATCATCGTCTGCAACATGGAAAACATCGACCCCGTCGGCATCCATACGGGCGACTCCATCGTCGTCGCACCGAGCCAGACCCTGAACGACTTGCAGTACCAGATGCTGCGTACGGCATCGCTGGCCATCATCCGCCGCTTGAAGATCGAAGGCGGCTGCAACGTCCAGTACGCCCTGGACCCGAACAGCAACCAGTATTACGTCATCGAAGTCAATCCCCGTGTCAGCCGTTCGTCGGCCCTGGCTTCCAAAGCGACGGGCTATCCTATCGCCAAAGTTGCTGCCAAAGTCGCTACAGGCCTGACCCTGGACCAGATTACCAATGCCGTTACGGGCAAGACGACGGCCTGCTTCGAACCGACCCTCGACTATTGCGTCGTCAAATTCCCGCGCTGGCCTTTTGAAAAATTCGCCCTCGCCGACAAGACCCTGGGCACGCAGATGAAGGCTACGGGCGAAGTCATGGCCCTCGACCGCTGCTTTGAAGGGGCCCTGCTCAAAGCCGTCCGCTCTCTGGAAATCGGCGTCAACTATATTTCCATGAAGAAGCTCGAAAGCAAGTCCCTCATCGACATCGTCGAACTCCTGCAGAAACAAGATGATGAACGGCTCTTCGTCGTCGCTCAGGCCCTGCGCCTCGGCATCAGCGAAGAAAAGATTCATTACATCACGGGCTATGACCTGTGGTTCCTCCATAAGATCAAGAACATCATCGACTTGGAATTCGACTTGAAGCGCAACAACCTGACGGTCGATAACATCCGCCTGGCTAAACGCTACAGCATGCCGGATGCCGTCATCGCCGGCTTCACCAACAAGACGGAAGACGAAGTCCGCCAGTTCCGCCTCGACCACGGCATTACGCCGACCTTCAAGATGGTCGATACGTGCGCTGCCGAATTTGAAGCCGCTACGCCTTATTACTATTCGTGCTATGCCGACGAAGACGAAGTCAAGCCCCTGGGCAAGAAGAGCGTCATCGTCCTCGGTTCCGGCCCGATCCGCATCGGCCAGGGTATCGAATTCGACTACTGCTCGGTCCATTCGGCCTGGGCCCTGCGCAAAGCCGGCATGAACAGCATCATCGTCAACAACAACCCGGAAACGGTCAGCACCGACTTCGATACGTCGGACAGCCTGTACTTTGAACCGCTCACGGTCGAAGACGTCATGGCTGTCGTCGACAAGGAAAAACCGGTCGGCGTCATCTGCCAGTTCGGCGGCCAGACGGCTATCAACCTGGCAGCTCCACTGGCCAAACGGGGCGTTACCGTCCTCGGTACGTCTGTTGACGGCATGGACCGCGCCGAAGACCGCGAACGTTTCGACGAAGTCCTGGCCAAATTGAACATTCCCCGTCCGGACGGCCGCATCGCTACCAGCGATAAAGAAGCCATGAAGGTTTCCAAGGAATTGGAATTCCCGCTCATCGTCCGCCCGTCTTACGTCCTCGGCGGCCGGGCTATGGAAATCGTCTATAACGAAAAAGAATTGGAACGCTATCTCCGTGAAGCCGTCATCGCTTCGCCGGACCACCCGATCCTCATCGACGAATACATGGTCGGCCGTGAAGTCGAAGTCGACGCCGTTGCCGATGGTACTGACGTCTACATCCCGGGCATCATGGAACAGGTCGAACGGGCCGGCGTCCATTCCGGTGACTCCATTGCCGTCTATCCGCCGCAGCATCTGGACCAGGATATGATCAACCAGATTGTCGACTACACGACGCGCATTTCCCTGGAACTCCAGGTCAAAGGTTCGGTCAACATCCAGTTTGTCGTTTCCCGCGGCAAGTTGTACATCATCGAAGTCAACCCGCGCTCGAGCCGTACCGTTCCCTTCTTGAGCAAGGTTACCCATTTCCCGATTGTCGAAATCGCAACCCGTATCGCTCTCGGCGAAACTTTGAAGGACATGGGCTATCACAGCGGCCTCATGCCGGCCAAGAAACACGTCGCCGCCAAGGCTCCGGTCTTCTCATTCAGCAAGATCGGCCTGGCTGAAATCGCCCTTGGGCCGGAAATGAAATCGACTGGCGAAGTCATGGGTATCGGTCATTCTTACTCCGAAGCCCTGTACAAAGCCGTCAATGGCGCTAAGATGAAGATCCCCGCTGGCGGTACGATCCTCGTCACCGTCGCCGACCGCGATAAAGCTGAAGCCCTCCAGCTGGCTGAAGGCTTCAAGGAATTGGGCTATCACATCATCGCTACCGAAGGGACGGGCAAATACTTCAACGACCACGGCATGCCCGTCGACATCGTCCGCAAGATCCACGAAGGCGGCCAGAATATCGCCACCCTGATCCGCAACGGCAAGATCGACTTGGTCCTCAACACCCTGACCTATGGCAAGCACCCGGAACGCGACGGCTTCAACCTCCGCCGCATGGCCGTAGAACTCGCCGTTCCCTGCCTGACCTCCCTCGATACAGCCCGTGAAGTCCTCCGCGTCTTTGCCAACAAAGGCAAAAACGAAGGCTACCACCACGTCGCTGCCTTGCAGGATTACGATATGGAATAA
- a CDS encoding S66 peptidase family protein, giving the protein MAAPATHDEGQDISEAVARLERAGYRVKMMPTVTGNYGFFSGTDAERARDINALFHDDDVKAIICLNGGYGSARILDKLDYDYIASHPKLVVGFSDVTALQTALWEKCRLVTANGPLMVTLGGSDAYTAGQFFQGLTTDAWQGPLALPAGRKLTTVVPGQAEGPIVGGNLTVLTSLVGTPYALDGTGCILVLEDTGEDAYRIDRMLNQLWQSGLLSRVAAIAYGDFTDCPNDPGDFTTDQVLDYYAHLAGKTAIKGLPVGHTKDKAFVPYGVKVRLDADREGASLTFIDV; this is encoded by the coding sequence ATCGCAGCGCCGGCCACGCACGATGAAGGCCAGGATATTTCTGAGGCCGTAGCTAGGCTGGAACGGGCCGGTTATCGCGTCAAGATGATGCCGACGGTCACTGGGAATTATGGTTTCTTTTCCGGGACCGATGCGGAACGGGCCCGCGATATCAATGCCTTGTTCCACGACGATGATGTCAAGGCCATTATCTGCCTCAATGGCGGCTACGGCTCGGCGCGTATCCTCGATAAGCTGGATTATGATTACATCGCGTCTCATCCCAAACTGGTCGTCGGCTTCAGCGATGTGACGGCCTTGCAGACTGCCCTTTGGGAAAAATGCCGCTTAGTCACAGCCAATGGACCGCTCATGGTCACCCTCGGCGGCTCCGATGCCTATACGGCAGGCCAGTTCTTCCAGGGCCTTACGACAGATGCATGGCAAGGCCCCCTGGCCCTGCCGGCCGGGCGGAAGCTGACGACCGTCGTTCCGGGACAGGCGGAAGGGCCGATCGTCGGCGGCAATCTGACGGTCCTCACATCCCTTGTCGGTACGCCTTATGCCCTCGATGGGACGGGCTGCATCCTGGTCCTGGAGGATACTGGCGAAGATGCTTACCGCATTGACCGCATGCTGAACCAGCTCTGGCAGAGCGGCCTTTTGTCCCGCGTCGCCGCCATCGCTTATGGCGATTTCACCGACTGCCCCAACGACCCGGGCGACTTCACGACGGACCAGGTCCTGGATTATTATGCCCATCTGGCTGGAAAAACCGCCATCAAAGGACTGCCCGTCGGCCATACCAAGGATAAGGCCTTCGTGCCTTACGGCGTCAAAGTCCGCCTCGATGCCGACAGGGAGGGCGCATCGCTTACCTTTATTGATGTTTGA
- the argC gene encoding N-acetyl-gamma-glutamyl-phosphate reductase gives MKTKVFIDGHEGTTGLRIHERLSTRQDIELVPIADDVRKDPDAIRACMKQADIAFLCLPDGAAAEAVTLAEGCDVRLIDTSTGRRVAPGWTYGFPELSPQQAEAIAKSDRVGNPGCHASGAISILQPLTAAGIVPADYPVTAFSLTGYSGGGKKMIAQYEGDKSQDLYAPRQYGLVQQHKHLPEIVTICHLTQEPVFTPIVDDYYSGMEVMIPFFSQLLAKKVTAQDVWQVLASHYDGCPFIHVLPFGEDKGGFIAANDMSGYDDMEILVTGNDQRIMVTSLFDNLGKGASGAAIQNMNLMMGIDPTTGLNLKY, from the coding sequence GTGAAAACGAAAGTATTCATTGATGGTCATGAAGGGACGACGGGCCTTCGGATTCATGAACGGCTCAGTACCCGCCAGGATATCGAATTGGTCCCCATTGCCGACGATGTCCGCAAGGATCCCGACGCCATCCGGGCCTGCATGAAACAGGCCGACATCGCCTTCCTTTGTCTCCCTGACGGTGCTGCAGCCGAAGCCGTAACGCTGGCTGAAGGTTGTGACGTCCGCCTCATCGATACGTCGACGGGCCGGCGGGTGGCACCGGGCTGGACTTATGGGTTCCCCGAATTATCGCCGCAGCAGGCCGAAGCTATTGCCAAGAGCGACCGCGTCGGCAATCCGGGCTGCCACGCCAGCGGCGCCATTTCTATCCTGCAGCCTTTGACGGCAGCCGGCATCGTTCCGGCCGATTATCCCGTAACGGCGTTCTCTCTGACCGGGTACAGCGGCGGCGGCAAGAAGATGATTGCCCAGTACGAAGGCGACAAGAGCCAGGATTTATATGCACCGCGTCAGTACGGCCTGGTCCAGCAGCACAAACACTTGCCGGAAATCGTCACGATCTGCCATTTGACGCAGGAACCGGTCTTCACGCCTATTGTCGATGATTATTACAGTGGCATGGAAGTCATGATTCCTTTCTTCAGCCAGTTGCTGGCCAAGAAAGTGACGGCTCAGGACGTATGGCAGGTTTTGGCCAGCCATTACGACGGCTGCCCCTTTATCCATGTCCTGCCCTTCGGTGAAGACAAGGGCGGCTTTATCGCAGCCAATGATATGAGCGGCTACGACGATATGGAAATCCTAGTCACTGGTAATGACCAGCGCATCATGGTTACGTCCTTGTTCGACAACCTCGGCAAAGGCGCTTCCGGTGCAGCTATACAGAATATGAACCTTATGATGGGCATTGATCCCACGACAGGGCTTAATTTAAAGTATTAG
- a CDS encoding bifunctional glutamate N-acetyltransferase/amino-acid N-acetyltransferase encodes MSQVYDSLSVPQGFQAAGTYSGLCSSRVKLDVAMIVSRRDCSIVTATSQGLMTQEGKVLLLHNGTALPDGPRGHEISQEVCQAAGKCMDEAPEDIALVASGAKGQYFRPSLLIHSLKTLTAGLGNDSQPLEAVLDNSGDVTAYQVALSSGTPGCSLSGIAADGTADSDGLCVIMTDAQAGSAVIEGALAQAKAAIDTENFTFIVMANGMAGSGPCSQEDLAAGMEDLLKKLGFQNSLKACS; translated from the coding sequence ATGAGTCAGGTTTATGATAGCCTCAGCGTACCGCAAGGATTTCAGGCTGCCGGTACGTATAGTGGATTATGTAGCAGCCGTGTGAAATTGGATGTCGCTATGATCGTAAGCCGACGGGACTGCTCCATCGTTACCGCTACGAGTCAGGGCCTGATGACTCAGGAAGGTAAGGTACTGCTCCTGCACAACGGTACGGCCCTGCCCGATGGGCCCCGGGGCCATGAGATTTCTCAGGAAGTCTGCCAGGCTGCGGGGAAATGCATGGATGAAGCGCCCGAAGATATCGCCTTGGTTGCCAGCGGGGCCAAGGGCCAGTATTTCCGGCCGTCCCTGCTCATCCACAGTCTCAAGACGCTGACAGCTGGGTTAGGGAATGACAGTCAGCCGCTGGAAGCGGTTCTGGATAACTCCGGTGATGTCACAGCTTATCAGGTCGCCTTATCCAGTGGTACGCCGGGCTGTTCCTTGAGCGGTATTGCCGCTGACGGCACGGCCGACAGCGATGGCCTTTGCGTCATCATGACCGATGCCCAGGCCGGCAGTGCTGTCATCGAAGGAGCCCTGGCTCAGGCCAAGGCAGCTATCGATACGGAAAACTTTACGTTCATCGTCATGGCCAATGGCATGGCCGGCAGCGGCCCTTGCAGCCAGGAAGATCTGGCCGCAGGCATGGAAGATTTGTTGAAAAAATTAGGCTTTCAAAATTCGTTGAAAGCTTGCAGTTAA
- the argB gene encoding acetylglutamate kinase — protein MFKRIELVSEDVKSVTNAQKAQILMNALPYIKKYSGKIVVVKYGGNAMINEDLKKSVMGDIVLLNLIGVKVVLVHGGGPHIKETLNRLGMESKFLNGLRVTDAETMKVVQMVLAGQVNKDLVNLIGTIGGKAIGLCGLDDQMIKVQKQSDELGYVGRITDVDVSIIKDNLDKGYIPVISTIGTDTNGQAYNINADTAAAKIAGALNAECMLSMTNIDGVLKDKDDPDSLLTEITLEQARQLEKDGIIAGGMIPKVQCCTDAIKAGVKRVFIINGTVPHAILIEMLTEEGLGTMFVGHYSIGK, from the coding sequence ATGTTTAAAAGAATCGAACTTGTCTCGGAAGATGTCAAATCCGTAACCAATGCCCAAAAGGCACAGATTTTGATGAACGCTCTGCCGTACATCAAGAAATACAGCGGCAAAATCGTCGTCGTCAAGTACGGCGGCAACGCCATGATCAATGAAGACCTGAAGAAATCAGTCATGGGCGATATCGTCCTCTTGAACCTCATCGGCGTCAAAGTCGTCCTGGTCCACGGCGGCGGCCCGCATATCAAGGAAACGCTGAACCGCTTGGGCATGGAATCGAAGTTCCTCAACGGACTGCGCGTGACTGATGCGGAAACGATGAAAGTCGTCCAGATGGTCTTGGCCGGCCAGGTCAACAAGGATTTGGTCAACCTTATCGGGACGATTGGCGGCAAGGCTATCGGTCTCTGCGGCTTGGACGACCAGATGATCAAAGTCCAGAAGCAGAGCGATGAACTGGGCTATGTCGGCCGCATTACGGACGTCGACGTTTCCATTATCAAGGATAACCTGGACAAAGGCTATATCCCGGTCATTTCGACTATCGGCACCGACACCAACGGTCAGGCCTACAACATCAACGCCGATACGGCAGCGGCCAAGATTGCCGGCGCCCTCAATGCGGAATGTATGCTTTCCATGACCAATATCGATGGCGTCCTCAAAGATAAGGACGATCCCGATTCGCTGCTCACGGAAATCACCCTCGAACAGGCACGGCAGCTGGAAAAAGACGGCATCATCGCTGGTGGCATGATTCCTAAGGTCCAGTGCTGCACTGATGCCATCAAGGCTGGCGTCAAGCGCGTGTTCATCATCAACGGCACGGTTCCCCATGCCATCCTCATCGAAATGCTCACCGAAGAAGGCCTGGGCACGATGTTCGTAGGGCATTATTCAATCGGTAAATAG
- a CDS encoding aspartate aminotransferase family protein, whose protein sequence is MAEDYKTLDKEYIVNVYNRVGAVLDHGKGAVLYDVDGKKYIDLSAGIAVNIFGVCDDVWIKAVETQLHKLSHISNVFFTEPQTVLAEKLCQKTGMKKVFFSNSGAEANECAIKTARKYSYDKYGDGRYTIVTLKNSFHGRTIATLTACGQDSLHEDFGPFVDGFVYAEPDDFADMKRLCEENNVCAIMMEMVQGEGGVHPLDKEYVQQVVEYAHAHDILIIVDEVQTGNGRTGYLYSYMGYGIQPDIVSTAKAIGGGLPLGATMFADSTQHTLTNHTHGSTFGGNPICTAGGISIIDRLDDDLMAEVREKGKYIKEELEQCEHVDHVSGMGLMIGVALKNKALMDVVEGCVDNGVLVLTANGLLRLLPPLNIPWDELKEAIGIVKKVIDK, encoded by the coding sequence ATGGCAGAAGATTATAAAACCCTTGATAAAGAATATATCGTTAATGTATACAACCGGGTCGGTGCTGTGTTGGACCACGGCAAAGGCGCTGTATTATATGATGTCGATGGCAAGAAATATATCGACCTCAGTGCCGGCATTGCCGTCAACATCTTCGGTGTCTGCGATGATGTGTGGATCAAAGCCGTCGAAACGCAGCTCCATAAATTGAGCCATATTTCCAACGTCTTCTTTACGGAACCTCAGACCGTCTTGGCTGAAAAACTCTGCCAGAAGACAGGCATGAAGAAAGTCTTCTTCTCCAACTCCGGTGCCGAAGCCAACGAATGTGCCATCAAGACGGCCCGCAAATATTCGTACGACAAATATGGCGACGGCCGTTATACCATCGTCACCTTGAAGAACAGCTTCCACGGCCGGACCATTGCCACCTTGACGGCGTGCGGCCAGGACTCGCTTCATGAAGATTTCGGCCCCTTCGTCGACGGCTTCGTCTATGCCGAACCCGATGATTTTGCCGACATGAAGCGGCTTTGCGAAGAAAACAATGTCTGCGCTATCATGATGGAAATGGTCCAGGGCGAAGGCGGCGTCCATCCTCTCGACAAGGAATACGTCCAACAAGTCGTAGAATATGCTCACGCTCATGATATCCTGATTATCGTCGACGAAGTCCAGACCGGTAATGGCCGGACGGGCTATCTCTATTCCTACATGGGCTATGGTATCCAGCCCGATATTGTCTCGACAGCCAAAGCCATCGGCGGTGGCCTGCCATTGGGCGCTACGATGTTCGCCGATTCGACGCAGCATACCCTGACTAATCACACCCATGGCTCGACCTTTGGCGGCAACCCGATTTGTACGGCTGGCGGCATTTCCATCATCGACCGCCTCGACGACGACCTTATGGCAGAAGTTCGGGAAAAAGGGAAATACATCAAAGAAGAACTGGAACAATGCGAACACGTCGACCACGTATCGGGCATGGGCCTCATGATCGGCGTCGCCCTCAAAAATAAAGCCCTCATGGACGTCGTAGAAGGCTGCGTAGACAACGGTGTCCTCGTCCTCACAGCCAATGGCCTCCTGCGCCTCCTGCCGCCGCTCAACATCCCTTGGGACGAATTGAAAGAAGCCATCGGCATCGTTAAGAAGGTCATCGATAAATAG
- a CDS encoding Fic family protein — protein MKYESLYSLYYKDNQIWEKVYQERFHSPFSRHLPLAIKQYHRRQSHPAFFCYTEEIALSLEKIASEVMDCLDIIHQVPPAAISQFLHMSLVDEIKSTNDIEGVRSTRKEILMAFSVPESEQSSYRLGSIVNKYIKIIQKEYIPLTTSQDIRQLFDDFLADEIKRDDSKNLPDGKIFHKDRVDIVSPAQKTIHQGVYPESAIIEMMDAALDVLNDKTIPYLIRVAIFHYFFGYIHPFYDGNGRMARFITSYLLALHLHPAIALQVSILIKKYRKRYYDLFSHTDADINRGDLTPFIIGTLQFIEQATLFTHHTLKHKYQTYQKAKEKLAQTPSLSTKNKTTAAICDILLQAAIFSDIGVSVKEIIETLNISENTVYNHLKKIPEEYLWINKEIRPYRYQLRL, from the coding sequence ATGAAATATGAATCTCTGTATTCACTCTATTACAAAGACAACCAAATATGGGAAAAAGTATATCAGGAACGGTTTCACAGCCCTTTTAGCCGTCATTTGCCTTTGGCCATAAAGCAGTATCATCGTCGGCAAAGCCATCCAGCATTTTTCTGCTATACTGAAGAAATCGCCTTATCCTTGGAAAAAATTGCCAGCGAAGTCATGGACTGTCTCGATATTATACATCAAGTCCCACCGGCCGCTATATCACAATTTTTGCATATGTCCCTAGTTGATGAAATCAAATCGACCAATGACATTGAAGGCGTCCGCAGTACGAGGAAAGAGATCTTGATGGCTTTTTCCGTCCCCGAATCGGAACAGTCATCTTACCGGTTGGGCAGCATCGTCAACAAATACATCAAAATCATTCAAAAAGAATACATCCCTTTAACTACCAGCCAGGATATCCGCCAGCTTTTCGACGATTTTCTGGCCGATGAAATTAAACGAGATGACTCCAAAAATCTCCCTGATGGGAAAATCTTTCATAAGGATCGTGTCGACATCGTCTCACCGGCACAAAAAACTATCCATCAAGGAGTCTACCCGGAATCAGCTATCATCGAGATGATGGACGCAGCTCTCGATGTGCTGAATGACAAGACCATCCCTTATTTAATTCGTGTTGCTATCTTTCACTATTTCTTTGGCTACATCCATCCTTTCTATGATGGAAATGGCCGAATGGCGCGATTTATCACGTCTTATTTGTTGGCATTGCATTTACATCCCGCAATAGCCCTGCAAGTTTCTATCTTAATCAAAAAATACCGCAAAAGATACTACGACCTGTTTTCACATACCGATGCCGATATCAATCGCGGAGATTTGACCCCCTTCATCATAGGGACTTTGCAGTTCATCGAACAGGCCACGCTTTTTACACACCATACACTCAAACACAAATATCAAACTTATCAAAAAGCCAAAGAAAAACTTGCCCAAACGCCGTCCCTATCAACAAAAAATAAAACCACTGCTGCCATTTGCGATATCCTGCTGCAAGCGGCTATCTTTTCCGACATCGGCGTTTCCGTAAAAGAAATCATAGAAACTCTAAACATTTCTGAAAACACAGTCTACAATCATCTGAAAAAAATTCCTGAAGAATATCTGTGGATAAATAAAGAAATACGGCCATACCGCTACCAATTGCGATTATAA